The window tcttcTTCTATTGAATATAAAGACGCGGTCTCGTCTCTAGAAGTagtcaataaaaattttgtatcaTACGAAATACTCAGAATTGTATCAGaatgattttttcttaatttaCCCGCACACGCAAATGACAAATTTACTGGatcttcaaaatttattgaaggTTTAGCGCAAATCACAAGTTTATTACCAGTAGAAAAAACGAGATTATTTCCGATTTCTTTGACGTCTAAAACTTCGTCCAAATTTcctataataattttatcttcaATTTGCATATTAAAATCACTGTcatataataaatcattattaacaaatattaattcaTTATAAGTTTCTATTAATTCGAGATTAgtagaatatttaaatgtttgtccattattttgtatataaaaatgtgtaCTAGTAGTCTGTATATGgtcaatattaatatttaatattccATTAGGATgatgtataaaatttttacaaaaaacaaacaaattctcacctataaaaaaaattttcaaaatttttactgttttttttatagttgACATTTCTAAACTTTCCAAATCTATTTTATACACATTTTCACTATCAGAAACATACAAATTCTCGTTTTTTACTACGTATGACGTATAATTCCCTTTAAAAATGACCGTATTTTCTAGTACTAGTTCgttttcataaattaaaattaaactgtcattaattttaataacgTCTTTTATAACggaatttttgaaaatatttagtttCTCAGTTATCCTTGTTTTTAAGTCgtatttgtaaatatcagtgttgtaataaaatattgatttttctattaaattaaaattaaatattttgtcttGGATTATAGGAACAGATTCGAGAGTAGACAAGTTTGTAGAGTAAAGTGTGTCATTGAAAAGAGAATACAATGTGTCGTTGTGTAGAAAAggagaatttttattaaaaatagaaattattttaaaattctgAGATATCATTTTGGGGGAGAAATTGAACAGAAAACTAAGCTTGTTTTTTCTActaagatttaaaaaaaatatttaatctACTAAAAAAGCTCTAAAAACTagaaatgattttatatttgtaagaAAATGTGCTTTATGTGTAAGAAATTGTgcttattttgtaaaaacaaGAGCTTACTATGTAGAACACGTTTATAAGACCAGACATGTTTTACTTAAACTAGAAGTGCCCTAaacaatgaaaaaataatcattttttaaaacattctagacattttttaaaataaatatttttatttagaaagTTTCTGCCTCAACTGTCATTGGGTGTCTCTCTTCTCTTGCTTTCTTAACTGTCTTTACTTTTATTACGCAGCAATTCTGCAAAGGATAAATTGCACTACCAGCTttctcaatatttttaccaATAACTTCTTGAGATAATTTCTTCATAATTTTACTAATATCTTGATCTTTTAATTCTTCTTCAATAATGTCAAACATTACTTTACGAATCCTCTTCTCGTCACTGCTCTTACAGTAAACCCTCTTAGAAGTACAAGCAGGTGTTTTCTTAGTAACCGCATTAACAAAAACTCTCAAAATTGCACCATCTTTAGTGACAATATCCTTTTCAGCCTCAATGAGAGTATGCCATTTACGGACTATCCCTTTAATCTTATCACTGGTCATATGCATACCATCAAATACACCAATACAATCTTTTCCACGAACTTCATTTACTCGGAATGAAAACTTTCTGGCGTGTTCTTCCAAATTGCCAGTCAAATCGGCTTGATTAACTTCGAATTTTCTACCAATAAGAAGTGTAGACAAATCTTGTTTATTACTTGTTCTTGTGGCCATAGTCTTGCCGCAGACATTGTTAGGAAATACGGAAGGGGCTTTAAGATTGTACCACTCTTTCTTAGTGAAATTGTCTATTTTTTGGTTCTTTTTTGAGCCCTTTTTGTTTGCTTTAGCGTAACTTCCTGGTGGTTGAATGGCCATTGTTTTAAGGggtacaaaaaaattaaaataaaaaaaaatctgaaactgtttcaaaaaatggaaaataaaaatattggactatattttaaatcacaaaaaattgataaattatgtttttgtaAGTTTACTTAtgaatatttgtttatactttttaCTATTGCAAGGTAACGTGGCCGAGCGGTTAAGGCGGTGGACTTAAGATCCATTTATCATATGATAGCGTGGGTTCGATCCCCACCGTTaccaaatattttacataataaaaaaatatcatttatttcATCTGTAGGATAATAGTAACGACACacaatttatcattaaaaatagttcttgttttaacaaatattaCGAAAACAACGAGGTAGCTTCAAAAAACCTTCTCTCACTTATAGCTAAactaagaaaattaaaataaaatctagTTTGTGTATTTAATTACATGTTCATCTTTTCTGTTGAACTTGAATCTCCTTTTGGCATTATTAACATTTACTggatttgattttttatataattggTTCATTTTGATATTTAGTTACTTATAGTTTAATAAACACAGAGATGAAGGTCTTACGATTATAATGctttttgtttcttaaaatgttttataaacatttcgctttttttatgttctttCTTTGTGAACAAAATGTGTGTCAAAAAGAGGAGCTTGAAGGTGACAGAAATTAATGACCACTTCTGAGCTAAAAATgcaagatttttataaaattttatttatgatttgAAATTAAATCGAGAATTACTATCATGTTGAACAAAAGTATAAATTATGCTTTTTactttgtttattattagatatttttgCTAAGTTGTAAAGgtattaagaaaaaactaCTTCCAAGTTAttaatgttaaaaaagtattagTCGTATATAAAACAGTTAAACACATGTTTACAATATAATGATGTTTACATCAGGTGAAAAATTATGCAGaattagtttttttcaaaataggTTGATATGCGTCTAGTAACGGacctttttttttgttttattatatgtGTATTCTGGATgcataatattaaaagtagtcgttaatttttctttctccTTATTGCTCTCtcgttttaattttgtttttaaaatataaaatgaaCTTTCTAAAAAGCTTGTGAGTATGACTCTTACATAGTACAATTTACAAAAGAATTTGAACCTAGAGACATCTTAGTTCTAGTTCTTTCATAAGTGATTGTCAAAATTACTTTCTAAAGCACAcaacattatttttttatactatgtacaaaaaaaactaactggaaatttttttgctatGTTCAATATGAGTGCCTTAGTAGGGATATGTTACTGTTTACGTTATTAACGACGAGTATATTGACAAgctaaatattaaaaagagCAATCAGATATTTTAAACCTACAATcctaaatttaattaatgttttttttttaaaagatgcTTTACATCATTgtctatatattttaatgtgAGATTAGGTGAATAAACAAAAGCAAATCTTCCAATAAATAACAtagaataatttattatgtaCATAGATgaaatattgtatttaataGCTAAAATGGGTTGTATAACTTATTCCCTGGGTATTTTTTTccaagaaatatttttaaaaagaactttttaaagcaaaggaactttttttttattttaaagcaAAAGTTATAGAAGAGCTGAAAGGGCGATTCATAGACTCTAGAATCGCGAGTTCTTGATTCCTCCATCTCCGAacatattcttttatatggCCTTCATGTAGACCCCTGGTATTACTTTTTTCGTTTGCTgtcatttataaattagacATACATTCTATTGAATTAGTGTGATCCCTATCAACATTGGCAAATCTTCTTCATATTTCGAGTTTATGTTCTCTGTCAATCACAACAACGGCATTTAATATAGACCTGtgtttaataaattaaataacaGGTTTAGAGACAATACTAATCAATAAATAGAAaaggaattttttttctgtttgGTTTTACCTTAAGAAATAGTATTTTGGTTTATTAAACAACATCGATCAAAAAGTAGCTTTACTGATTCAAACATACACTAATTGTGGTTATTTTGCAAGTTTTCTTTGATTATAACTTTTTAGTTTACTTGTATTAGATCTGACCCTAatatctttaatattttattatcttcagaaatttcttctattaacgtcttttttattctctttatagtatttatgataaggtgtatttttataattattttatgtcataaattcattataaataagtaTTCGCATGATCTACCAACGGATtgctaatttttttgaccTCAAAAActgttttgattttttacacGATTagttagaaaattttaatcgAAAACTGTTACAATAGAAACATTGTGATTTAAActcatttataatatttttgacataATTTGCTTTCTTCAAGCAAGCCATTGCTGCTGtatagaagaaaaattatctgatctagtattttttgttcctttgtaatctttttttttttttggggggggggggctgtaaaaattttagtttaGGGCATCCCCCCCAAAAAAAAGCGTATTTTTGCATATAACTCCGAAAGATAGTATATGGCGCAAATCGATTACCTTAtactatataaaattatagataCAATCTCATTATACGTTCACGAACATATGATCAGAGATATTGCGAGGAAGAAGTGAAAATAACTGTAGTTTACTAGCTGAATAGGTAGCTGTGGATGAATTGTTGTGTATAAAGAATGCTGTTAACAATTTGGTGAGATATAGCAAACCCAAACCCCTATTCTTTTAGAGCTAATTTTATGAGCAAAAACACACTGTCTATAATCTAGATTTATACTTTATCTTCTGAAATTAACCAGATAAATATAactatagtaaaaaaaaattagaaaattttattgttcgTTCAAATACATCATAACCAAATGTCaattatttgaaattatatacaataaattttgccGCTGTTTGTTTTGGACCATGTATATAGGTATATCATTTCAGCAATCTTAATTACGCTGAAATGTTCATGGTTAttctcaaaaaaaatttacataaatCGTTTTAGTAAGTCGTTTGTTTTGATTTTGTCCAAAATAACTATCTATATTTAGTTATTTAATGTTCTTTATCAGTATTTATTGTGGCGCGCGAGCGTTGACGTCTAAATTTCCACCCCGCGCAAGCATTGAACCCTAGGACATCCCCCCATGCAAACATTAACCCCGAGTTTTCCCTATGGAAAGCCCCGTctaaatcatattttagTTAGATAAAAAACGTTTTAAGTTGAAATCGAATCCACGGCCCATGCGCAGGAAACTCTTCAGCATGCCACCAAAAatgacaaattaaaaaaatcataaaactATTGATAAAACACTCGTATTATGCAATTTGAtaatcaatataaatttttaacccTTAAAAATGATTCTTTTTTCCAAAAATGCTATTAATTACGATATGTTACATTAATCTTACAAGGCAGGGATAATTAAGTTGTTTTAGAAAggctacaaaaaaaacgGTATAAACAAAAAGCCGTCAATTCCCTTCTTATAGTTGTGGCATATATTTAAGGGATGAGTCCTATGAAACCACTTAAAGGTTTATATAATGAACATTTTGAAGCCATGGAAGTTGAATGTATGCTTTCCGCCAGCAGATAACGGGGACTTTGACAGATTTGAAGCATCACGCAAaaggtttttttataaacccTAAGGAAGCTATTAAGAAAAGTCGTCTCGAATGCATCGTATGTAACAATCGCAaccatttaaaaaaaaagaacgTTTGTCTATATTACGGACTCTAAACCAGTGGAAAGAATCCTGATCGAGTTGGTCGTTTTGACGCGCTATTAAAAGTTTAACAATTGATGTTTTTGtgatttttacaataatagATGTGTATTTTAAGTTTGCCGGGcctttttttcaaaaattaaacgAAAGAATTAGTTACAATCAacctaatatttttattacaatatGAATGCCTCATCCATGATCTTATAAAGCGATAATGGACAGGAATTCTGTAATTTCTATATAATAAACTTTGTGCAGCCTTTGTTATTGTTCAAAAACATAGTAGCCCGCTTCTCCCACAATCAAATTGCAAATAGAAAGGTTTAACCAGCTTTAACTTGTACTATTCAAAACCATTTTTTTGGTAAAATTCGCTTGCCGTTGGCAATTTTAGAACCAAAGATGAAAAGGAATGGCTTAAGCATGTCAATAAAGTTGTATACAGCTATAATTTAGCCTAACATAGTGCGACAAACCAGGTTCCCTTAAacctattttaaaaaataccaGATTTTAATTCTGTTTTTTTACGTAAGTGTGGAACAAGTCTTCAAATAATAccataaaagaaatttaattcaTTCTTAAGacagaaaataaaagagaTGGATCGATTAGTGGTCTTGGAGAACATCCCCcccccaaaaaaaaaactggTAGTTGATGCAAATTACTTTGCAAGAATAGATCGTCATTCATTGGTGCATATCATAAACTAACTAGTTAAATGGGGGACAAGGTCATTTAGCTAAAGGCTTTGattataatatcaaaacCAAACAGCTAAAATTATCATTCTTTTTTCTAAAGAAGTTAcaattacaaaatttacTCAAATAACAAAGTGAAATATGAGACTGAAGAAGGTTCACAAATCCCATTATGTTATGgcttcaaaaattttaatatttatcaatcggtttaaaaaatttaattgtattccttttatttctttttgtttacGTTTCAAAAGGAGGCAACGCTCGTGCTCATTTATTGTacataatttcattttagaCAATTTTTTAGCTTTCATTTTGgttattttgaatttcttctttttccTAAATGATAGAACAAAGTATTGTTTTTCTAAATCTAAAATCAATActtacaaatatttatcctaaatatatttaaatgcATTTAGACCATAatgtttaattttcttttttttagatttctgcgttttttccttttaattttacaatgAACTcgtttgcatttttttctaattcaTTTAAGTCGagattgaattttttaacaactGTTTCcttgtaaattttatttttttcgatTAGTCCTTCCCCCTTATATTCatagatatttataaagcTTAGATCAGTAAATAAAGCAGTTGTCTTAATGACCATTTccgtaatttttttattgtatatttcTAAAGTATCTTCGTACAAAATTACTATTCTTCGAGTATTTCgtacaaatttattttttttcagtgATACTCGTATCGTCTTAGTAGAATTATCTTCTTCAGCAATAATATCACCAATTccttttaatgttttacaCAATTTATCATCATACAAATTATCTTCTTGCATGTATGTTTCTGCTTCGATcattaaacaaataatcATTACATAAAGATCAAGGCCACAGTGCCTATTTTCTATATCTTCGGTAATTTCATTAATTAATTAGATTCTTGTAGTTTCATTGTCTTCTTTATTTCCAGTCTTAAATCgataaatacaatattttgTGTCCGACTCATGCAAATGCCAAGCAAAAATCATAATCAAAACAGATCCTGGTTTGTTAAAATTCTTTCGACAAAGAATTTTTgttatgatttttaataaaacataaaacagctcaatttcttttttattgtctatatcaataaatctagaaaattttcaatgAAATTCCATGTCATTCTTGCCTATgtaatctttatttttatctttgggcataaaaaactaaacaaaaaacataGTTTTATCATATTCTGCCACTAAACTACCTTTTCTgattcaataaaaatgatataatcATGATcaatatttcttaattttatataactgCTATCGAAATCTACAGCTTGTTCAAAATCATCTATATACATTTAAAGATTTTCTTGTGATAActtatatatatagaatatataatttatttgggTATAATATTCGGCttattaattacttttCACAAGTTACGCTTACAGTCTCATCTGGCAGTTCCAGGACTTCCTTCTGAGATTCACTCATTGAGCTCTCGAATACCCCTTCCTGATCTGTATCAAGCCCATGTCTGGCTGACATAGTTAGGCTTTCTAAAGTCATTTTAAGGACTCTTGACTGTATATATGCTTCCGTTCTAAGTTCTAATCTGAGCACTTTGATATGCGTACGATAAGAATTAGTTACTATTCCATCCCACGTCATCacttatatatatatatcaaGAATTTTCTGCAACATTTTTTCCTCAATACTCTCATCTTCATAAACTTTCAGTCTACTTTGTTATATAGTTCATcgatacaaaaattaaagaaatatagAACATCTAATCTGTCGAAAAttaacaaaataattttcttctgAGTCTCtaaatcattttaataaCATATTGAAGATTGTGATTCTGCAATAGactcattttaaaaatttactatttttgagattattttttgtagtaTACCATTTTTAtgacaaatattttcatagtAATTTTCTGTATTCTTCTTACGACATTTATTTCATTGAGGTTAAATGATAAATCTTgattattcaaaaaaaactcTAACAATGTGtggtaaaatatatatgtGTACTCATGCGGATCAttcgatatttttttatgctgtcttcaattttctttataatatcatcatatgatttattttcttttataattgtgAATTCCTTAATGCATCTTAATTTACAGGGGGTCctcttattaaatttaatactatatttattacGATAAAAATctgaatatatatatatctatGTAATTATTATCTTGTCTTCTGTCAcaaaaatgataattttCCGTTTTAATTCTTTGGAAAAGATCATTTCTCATTATTTcgattaattttttagtttgtGCAAATCCAAACATAACCACAAAAAATGCTTTCAAGCGATTCATAATTGGAAAAagcattaaaattatttttatactaaacttttataaatatattgcatcatttttatagatataacaacaaacaaaatatttgtattctAGATtataactattttttttgtttctttgaAATGATCATATATTTGAAttctcttttataaaacatacTAAACAATTTCAATAGTATTTCATTTATgttctttaattttgaaatatttgaatgcaactataaaataaactaatgtccgaatttttatttgtaattttgaatttcaatttttccTTGTTCTGAGAAATTTGTAAAGGACAAatcttcttcatttttataaatcgTCTATTCATTAGTATATTATTCATACCAGTGCTATATTACTGTTTGTcttatttgaaaaaaaatgaggtttgatttttttaataatctcTAAAAAAAcgatcttttttaatttatcaggTGACGTATTCATTTTtctgaattaaaaaattaaatttccttgaataaatttttacgaTTATCtgaataaattaaaatagaaCACACAGAACATACAAAATGATATAGAACTAAAGAAGTAAAACAGGTaataatactttttataaatattctttgattttagatgatatttatatatgattAATTAAGAAAGAATTTGAGACAGAtgttgtttattttatttatcttaAATTAATACTTCTATGTTGTTTGTACTGATTTTAGTTGctattagtttttttattgctaCTAATTATAGGATATTATGTATAGTGTCTTtgctatatttttttgattttaaatgtCTTTATTACAcggtatttttaaatactatCTTGCCAAATGATTGAGTTTTGTTCTTAAATCACAATATAATCATATGATCTAGCACAATTGacaaattattatattattattttattaaatattttttacaatcgagatttttattgttctttcaaatttttattaattcatatttttgtttaaattgTGTATATAtgaattcttttataattatataataataacaaagataatttataaaacaaccatttttatttactttttcTAAGCAAAATTCTAAACTTGTTTTGAGCTATTTGCTAAAATTGTTAAAGCCTTTTTTGTATTGATTTATACGCATAGTGAtgaaagtttattttttttcttttttgacaataaaattttatcatatattAAACGCTTTCATATCGTTATAAcattctttataattttaatccTTTTATTTAAAGGATAAGAATTCAAATTGTATACTAATCTAACAACTACCAAAAATAATCacctttttttgatttagtGTAAAATTATGTTCTAGTACAATAGTTAACTCATAATCGTcagaaattaatattataaaattgtacTATGATTCTAATTAACAgaattacataaaaaattatttttgtgtttttgtaagtttttatataagtgttttattttttcgacTTTCATAAATTATCTTTGTATTGTTTGCCTTAGTTTATTgtaatatgaaaaatgtTGTTAACTAGCcatttaaaaagtattttcaAAATGACCACTTATGGTCATTCGAAAATGCTTATTATCTATAATTTCCATATATTTAGCTGCCCATTGTGTATTGTTCTTAGAACTTTCCAAatgcaaaatttttatcagctgttatatatttagatattttgACCCCtcattatgataaataaatacatggGGCCCAGCCTAATGATGAGTTGACAAGAGTTGACTGTGGACAAGAGTTCAGAAATCGTAGTGAGTTTGAGAGGATAATGCATGAGTTAAGATTAGAGCAAATGGAAGAAGGATTATGGAAGAGAGAAGTCTACAGAAGAGGAAGTGaagatttgaaaaattttattgttttgaATGTTCCGATTGAAGGAGGAGTCgaagaaataagaaaaaagttGATTACAGAGAAAGAAAGGAAGAAAATGAAAGTGAGAAAGGAAGAAGAGATAAGGAACATGACATTAATGATTACGGAAACAGTTAAGAAAGCTATGGAAGCGGAAAGTGCAGAAAGAACTAGATTTAAGAGAAAACTTTTTAGATGTTATGAGTGTGGGCGAACAGGACATATTAGTAGAAATTGCCAATATAATAGGTTTAATAAATGGATTCAAGtatttagtttttaaaagGTCAGCGATAGATCATGAAGAATGTTTAAGTGAGGATAATTATAAGAAGGGTAAAAAAGAGCAGGAAGAGAAGAGAAGCAGAAGGATTATAGATGCGAGTGTTGAATATATGGGATTAGATGGATTGAGAAGGAAGTATCATGAGGTATTTTCGGACGAAGAGGaggaaattaaatattgtaaGTTGGAAAAATACCGAATTAAAACCGAAGAGGGAAAGGTCGTAAAGAAGAAAGGACAAATGGTTGAACAAGCGCTTATTGCGGATACAGTAGAACATATTAAGATTTTAGAAAGAAGGAAAATAGTTAGAAGATCAATATCGGAATGGCGGAATCCAGTAAGGGCGCTTAGGAAGCCAAATGGAAAGATAAGACTGGTAAATAACTTAATGGCTTTAAATGATATAGTTGATAAGGATCCATATGAATTGGCACGAATTAGAGATGTAATGCGGGGAACGCAGGGATCAAGGTTTTTTACTGTGATGGATATTAAAGACAATTTTTACCACATTGAGATTTGCGAAGAGGATAAGCATAAAATAGCTTTTGAATTCAATGGGAGAGTTTACGAGTGGAATAGTATGGTAATGGGGTTTAAGAATTCGCCCCaaatattacaaagaaCAATGAATACGATTTTTGACGACCTGTTAGGAGAAGGAGTAGAGGTGTATATGGATGATGTAGTAATTCACGCAAAAACGAAAAGAAAGCACGATGAGCTGGAAAGAAGTTTTAAAACgatttaagaaaaataatatgaaaataaatatcagCAAGATACAATACtgtaaaaaagaagtaAAGCTATTAGGGGTGACACTGAATGAAGAGGATTCACAGGCGTgcgaaattaaaaagaatgaGGCTTTAGAATACCCAGCACCAGCAAATGTATCAGAAttaagaagatttttgGGATTAACTGAATggtttagaaattttattaaagatttGCAAAGTTGACATACCATTTAACAAATGCGCTTAAGGGAAATGGGAATAACTTTAAGTGGATGGAGGAAATGCAAAAAGAGTTTGAAAGTATGAAAGAATgtttaagaaatttgaaAAGTTTAAAGATAACTGATTATAGTAAAGAATTTTTGCCGAGAACAGATGCGAGCAACGTTGGCATGAGAGCTGTGTTTTTGCAGAGAAACGGATTGAATGAGTGGGTTCCGGTACAGTTGGCTTCAAAAAAGTTTACGCCAACGGAAAGAAGATACGCTATATcagaaaaagaaatgtaCGCAGTATTCTGGggaattaaaaagtttgaaTACGAACTCAGAGgaagaaaatttaagattGAGACAGACTATAAAGCTTTGAGTGAAATTAGGAATAAggcaaattttaataatgataAGATCAATAGGTGGATAGAGAAGATACAAGAATTTGACTTTACGATAGAATACAGAAAACCGGAGATAATGGTTGTTGCAGATTCATTGAGCCGCATATATACAAAGAAGATAGTAAGAAGAAACAGATGTAAGAACGTGCAATTAAGCAACAGGAAGGTATGTGGAATAAGCATGTAATCGTAGAGAATGGTTTGAATTATTGGAAATTTgatgataataaaatggCGCAAATCCCTGAAGAAAAAGACAGGCTTAAATTGATAGAGAAATATCATGAATTGAAAGGACATAGAAGTATGATAAGTGTGTATTACGAGATGAAAAGCAAATATTATTGGCCTTGGATGAAAAAGGATATAGAAGCCGAACTTAGTAAATATTAGGTGTGTCAGATTAATAATAGAAAGAAATCCGGGGATGTGATTTTGTAGCAACAAGCCGATATTTAGAAAAGGTAGCATTGGATTTGGTTGAGTAtagagaagaaaaaaaatacatcgTTGTAGCTATCGACTATTTTACGAGAAGAGTTTGGAGCAGAGTAATTGACGCTAAGGCAGGTAGAAGATTGTTGCATTTGTTAAAGAAATGTGTGTCCAGGGGAAGAAGCCCGAAGAAATAATTACGAACAACGGTAAGGAGTTCGTTAACGAAAGGTTTAGACACCTAAGTAAAGTTCTAAGTATTGAGCACAGGAAAGTAAATACAGAAGCTCATAGGAGCAATAGAAGAGTTGAGAGGGTTATTGGAACGTTGAGGGAGAGTATAGCCAAATCGAAGGTAAAACATCCGAGGAAAGAGTGATGAAGAGCATAgagatttataattaaagttTCCATAGTGGAATAAAATGTACGCCGGTAGAGGCTGTTCAAGATACATCGGGAAAGA of the Vairimorpha necatrix chromosome 9, complete sequence genome contains:
- a CDS encoding U3 small nucleolar RNA-associated protein 13 (UTP13); its protein translation is MISQNFKIISIFNKNSPFLHNDTLYSLFNDTLYSTNLSTLESVPIIQDKIFNFNLIEKSIFYYNTDIYKYDLKTRITEKLNIFKNSVIKDVIKINDSLILIYENELVLENTVIFKGNYTSYVVKNENLYVSDSENVYKIDLESLEMSTIKKTVKILKIFFIGENLFVFCKNFIHHPNGILNINIDHIQTTSTHFYIQNNGQTFKYSTNLELIETYNELIFVNNDLLYDSDFNMQIEDKIIIGNLDEVLDVKEIGNNLVFSTGNKLVICAKPSINFEDPVNLSFACAGKLRKNHSDTILSISYDTKFLLTTSRDETASLYSIEEDYKLIRKYTTGIMNTSCISENMCVMGGDDGLLCQIRDLDKEELIIQKVNEKDINCVSICKKLIFLACTDKICKILNFNLEVVKIISDHKKSVMSVHASSLYFCTASSDKTIRVYNYNFDCISVLSGHETGILCVGLFNKDKKVVSCGVGGLIKIFDTKKGICSDNVLVGGDVWSLETRNIENDVTNILVGTNNQIVSYKSYKDVISRNNNIHLKNKEYDKVVTSNNKLIYYILKETENKETMFNKYKNKLCEVIKECGRFKDIEFIMEIMDFCIEKKVSNKEVIKDLQKYLFMTDDLYGDLIASEIHFK
- a CDS encoding ribosomal protein eS1, with translation MAIQPPGSYAKANKKGSKKNQKIDNFTKKEWYNLKAPSVFPNNVCGKTMATRTSNKQDLSTLLIGRKFEVNQADLTGNLEEHARKFSFRVNEVRGKDCIGVFDGMHMTSDKIKGIVRKWHTLIEAEKDIVTKDGAILRVFVNAVTKKTPACTSKRVYCKSSDEKRIRKVMFDIIEEELKDQDISKIMKKLSQEVIGKNIEKAGSAIYPLQNCCVIKVKTVKKAREERHPMTVEAETF